The Thermococcus thermotolerans genome contains a region encoding:
- the aspS gene encoding aspartate--tRNA(Asn) ligase, which produces MYRTHYSSQITEELNGQKVKVAGWVWEIKDLGGIKFLWIRDREGIVQVTAPKKKVDPELFKLIPKLNAEDVIAVEGIVNFTPKAKLGFEILPERLEVLSRAESPLPLDPTGKVKAELDTRLDNRFIDVRRPEVMAIFKIRSSVFKAVRDFFHSEGFVEVHTPKIIATATEGGTELFPMKYFEKDAFLAQSPQLYKQIMMATGLDRVYEIAPIFRAEEHNTTRHLNEAWSIDAEMAFIENEEEVMGLLERLVAHAIEYVREHNAKELEVLGFELEEPRLPFPRVTYDRALEILADLGKTIEWGEDIDTEGEKLLGKYMLENENAPLYFIYQYPSEAKPFYIMKYDNKPEISRSFDLEYRGIEITSGGQREHRVDVLIEQIREKGLNPESFEFYLKAFRYGMPPHGGFGLGAERLIKQMLDINNIREVILFPRDRRRLTP; this is translated from the coding sequence ATGTACCGGACACACTACTCAAGCCAGATTACTGAAGAGCTGAACGGCCAGAAGGTTAAGGTCGCCGGATGGGTCTGGGAGATCAAGGACCTGGGTGGGATAAAGTTCCTCTGGATACGGGACAGGGAGGGCATAGTTCAGGTCACCGCTCCCAAGAAGAAGGTCGATCCCGAGCTGTTCAAGCTAATACCCAAGCTGAACGCTGAGGACGTTATAGCCGTTGAAGGAATCGTGAACTTTACTCCGAAGGCGAAGCTGGGCTTCGAAATCCTTCCGGAGAGGCTTGAAGTGCTCAGTAGGGCAGAGAGCCCGCTCCCGCTCGACCCGACCGGAAAGGTCAAGGCGGAGCTCGACACGAGGCTCGACAACAGGTTCATAGACGTCAGAAGGCCTGAAGTAATGGCGATTTTCAAGATACGCTCCAGCGTCTTTAAGGCTGTCAGGGATTTCTTCCACAGCGAGGGCTTCGTTGAAGTTCACACCCCGAAGATAATCGCAACCGCCACCGAGGGTGGAACCGAACTCTTCCCGATGAAATACTTTGAGAAAGATGCTTTCCTCGCCCAGAGCCCGCAGCTCTACAAGCAGATAATGATGGCCACGGGCCTGGACAGGGTCTACGAGATAGCGCCGATATTCCGCGCCGAGGAGCACAACACCACCAGGCACCTCAACGAGGCATGGAGCATAGATGCGGAGATGGCGTTCATAGAAAACGAGGAGGAGGTAATGGGCCTCCTTGAAAGGCTCGTCGCCCATGCCATCGAATACGTCCGCGAGCACAACGCGAAGGAGCTTGAGGTCCTTGGATTTGAACTTGAGGAGCCGAGGCTACCCTTCCCGCGCGTTACCTATGACAGGGCCCTTGAGATACTCGCCGACCTCGGCAAAACTATAGAGTGGGGCGAGGACATAGACACCGAGGGGGAGAAGCTCCTCGGAAAGTACATGCTCGAAAACGAAAACGCGCCCCTCTATTTCATATACCAGTATCCCAGTGAGGCAAAGCCGTTCTATATAATGAAATATGATAACAAGCCGGAGATCAGCCGCTCCTTCGACCTTGAATACAGGGGAATAGAGATAACCTCCGGCGGCCAGAGGGAACACAGGGTTGACGTCCTCATCGAGCAGATCAGGGAGAAGGGACTCAATCCAGAGAGCTTTGAGTTCTACCTCAAGGCCTTCCGCTACGGAATGCCTCCGCACGGCGGCTTCGGTCTCGGTGCGGAGAGGCTGATAAAACAGATGCTCGACATCAACAACATCAGGGAAGTCATCCTGTTCCCAAGGGACAGGAGAAGACTAACACCGTAA
- a CDS encoding KH domain-containing protein: MKAPICEVCLKTDDILCPADEKKLQEGIISELDVKVARLLYQLIGDADVEFKRAVEAGDLIVIMVGQGDVPITIGKGGKNIKALMRELGKRIRVIEAVEVKGTDDVKKLATDLLYPAGVFGVNIVYKPGGGTYYKVLVLSRDRRKLPEKGDVLESILSQIAGEEVRINFI; this comes from the coding sequence ATGAAGGCGCCAATCTGTGAGGTGTGTTTGAAGACCGACGACATTCTGTGTCCGGCCGACGAGAAAAAACTCCAAGAGGGGATTATATCCGAGCTGGATGTTAAGGTCGCGAGACTTCTGTACCAGCTTATCGGTGACGCTGATGTGGAGTTTAAGAGGGCCGTCGAGGCCGGTGACCTGATAGTCATTATGGTCGGACAAGGCGACGTTCCGATAACAATCGGGAAGGGCGGTAAGAACATAAAGGCCCTCATGAGGGAGCTTGGAAAGAGGATACGTGTCATTGAGGCTGTTGAGGTCAAGGGGACCGACGATGTCAAGAAGCTCGCCACCGACCTCCTCTACCCTGCCGGAGTCTTTGGGGTCAACATCGTCTACAAGCCCGGCGGTGGGACTTACTACAAGGTTCTCGTGCTCAGCAGGGACAGAAGGAAGCTCCCGGAGAAGGGAGATGTGCTTGAGAGCATACTTTCCCAGATAGCAGGGGAAGAGGTCAGGATAAACTTTATTTAA
- a CDS encoding HD domain-containing protein: MRPGEFITDGNSLRLIERTREYAKHFFEREGTHGFSHVERVFNLCMHIGKEEGADLEVLALAALLHDVARPLESAGRVKDHAIEGARIARQYLRSLGYNNDKIEAVAHAIEAHRFSRGPEPRTLEAKILSDADKLDAIGAIGVARVFMYSGEHGRDIEASLRHFEEKILKLKDLMYTETARRIAEERHAFTVQFIERIRREIEGEI, encoded by the coding sequence ATGAGGCCCGGTGAGTTCATAACCGATGGAAATAGTCTCAGGCTGATAGAGAGAACCCGTGAGTATGCCAAGCACTTCTTCGAGAGGGAAGGCACCCACGGCTTCAGCCACGTCGAGAGGGTGTTCAACCTCTGCATGCACATTGGGAAGGAGGAAGGTGCAGACCTTGAAGTCCTTGCCCTAGCGGCGCTCCTCCATGACGTTGCCAGACCCCTGGAGAGTGCCGGGAGGGTCAAAGACCATGCCATTGAGGGGGCGAGGATAGCGAGGCAGTACCTCAGGAGTCTCGGCTATAATAATGATAAAATCGAGGCAGTTGCTCATGCTATAGAGGCCCACCGCTTTTCCCGTGGTCCCGAGCCGAGAACCCTGGAGGCCAAGATCCTCAGCGACGCCGACAAGCTTGACGCCATAGGTGCGATAGGCGTTGCGAGGGTTTTCATGTATTCGGGCGAACACGGCAGGGACATTGAGGCTTCCCTGAGGCACTTCGAGGAAAAGATACTGAAGCTCAAAGACCTGATGTACACCGAAACCGCCAGAAGGATCGCCGAGGAAAGACACGCCTTTACCGTCCAATTCATCGAGCGCATAAGGCGTGAAATAGAGGGCGAAATCTGA
- a CDS encoding DUF4392 domain-containing protein, which produces MIAHVINTDVGNRGVLRMYLDYRRENPNFLHNSARMFLDNYERVLLITGFPIPPMMRAETDGPPGTIAIAKAVETLGGRAEILTYPEVKEALEPFRLSFTDEPEIGNYSLIMAVETPGRARDGKYYSMSGLEITRETFDWAVLKAKELGVPTIGIGDGGNEAGMGKIIDMVSKHVPHGERIASVVETDELILSAVSNWGAYGLVAQASIELGRKLLPDWDERTIVRIISKLGLIDGVSKAQTPTVDGISLDVHEGIVELLNALVYEALR; this is translated from the coding sequence ATGATAGCCCATGTGATTAACACCGACGTTGGCAACAGGGGAGTTCTCCGGATGTACCTCGACTACCGCAGGGAGAACCCCAATTTTTTACATAATTCTGCAAGAATGTTTTTGGACAATTATGAGCGCGTTCTTCTGATAACCGGCTTCCCTATACCCCCTATGATGAGGGCGGAAACCGACGGTCCGCCGGGGACGATTGCCATAGCGAAGGCTGTGGAAACCCTTGGGGGGCGGGCGGAAATACTCACGTATCCTGAGGTGAAAGAAGCTTTGGAACCGTTCCGCCTCAGCTTTACAGACGAGCCGGAGATAGGGAACTACTCCCTCATTATGGCGGTGGAGACTCCAGGGAGGGCCAGGGACGGAAAATACTACTCTATGAGCGGCCTTGAGATAACCAGGGAGACCTTTGACTGGGCAGTCCTGAAGGCGAAGGAGCTTGGAGTGCCCACGATAGGAATAGGCGACGGTGGAAACGAGGCAGGAATGGGAAAAATCATTGACATGGTCTCCAAACACGTTCCCCATGGAGAGAGGATAGCGAGCGTCGTTGAAACTGACGAGCTCATCCTATCAGCCGTCTCCAACTGGGGGGCCTATGGCCTCGTCGCCCAGGCGTCCATAGAACTCGGCCGGAAACTCCTTCCCGACTGGGACGAGAGGACGATAGTTCGGATTATCTCAAAGCTCGGGCTCATAGATGGCGTCTCAAAAGCCCAAACGCCAACGGTCGATGGAATAAGCCTCGACGTCCACGAGGGAATCGTTGAACTTTTAAACGCCCTGGTGTATGAAGCGCTAAGGTGA
- a CDS encoding HAD family hydrolase, with the protein MKAVLFDIDGTILTEMPLIQLFLPQVYDKLSKKFGISRDEARAQFLSEIFGRKDTYDWHDWNFFFKLFDLDLRYEELLRAYPHRLHVYPDTLPTLKWLREAGYKLGIVTSGPEYQRLKLRLVGLLDYFDVVVTRDDVNAIKPEPRIFLYAVESLGVEPSEAVMVGDSLSQDVYGAKNVGMTAVWINREGEKGYNMADYEIRTLHELRKILGGWE; encoded by the coding sequence ATGAAGGCGGTTCTCTTCGATATAGACGGGACGATACTAACGGAAATGCCGCTTATTCAACTCTTCCTTCCGCAGGTTTATGACAAACTTTCCAAAAAGTTTGGGATCAGCAGGGACGAGGCTAGGGCACAGTTTCTGAGCGAAATCTTTGGGAGGAAGGACACCTACGACTGGCACGACTGGAACTTTTTCTTTAAACTCTTTGACCTCGATCTAAGGTATGAGGAACTGTTGAGGGCATATCCCCACAGGCTCCATGTTTACCCCGACACCCTGCCGACCCTAAAATGGCTTAGGGAGGCCGGATACAAGCTAGGTATCGTAACGAGCGGCCCTGAATACCAGCGGCTGAAGCTCAGGCTGGTTGGACTGCTGGACTACTTTGACGTTGTCGTTACCAGGGACGACGTTAACGCCATAAAGCCCGAGCCCAGGATATTCCTCTACGCCGTTGAGAGCCTCGGCGTCGAGCCCTCCGAGGCAGTTATGGTGGGGGATTCCCTCAGCCAAGATGTTTACGGCGCCAAAAACGTCGGGATGACCGCCGTGTGGATAAACCGAGAGGGTGAAAAGGGATACAACATGGCAGATTACGAGATTAGAACCCTTCATGAGCTGAGAAAGATACTGGGGGGTTGGGAATGA
- the hxlAB gene encoding bifunctional 3-hexulose-6-phosphate synthase/6-phospho-3-hexuloisomerase — translation MILQVALDLTDIEGAISIAEKAARGGAHWLEVGTPLIKKEGMRAVELLKRRFPDRKIVADLKTMDTGALEVEMAARHGADVVSILGVADDKTIKDAVEVARRYGIRVMVDLIGVKDKVKRAKELEKMGVHYILVHTGIDEQVQGKSPLEDLEKVVKAVSVPVAVAGGLNLETIPKVIELGATIIIVGGAITKADDPEEVTRKIIDLFWGEYMMTIRKAMVDIVDHIGSVAEKLKIEQVRGFVDAMIGANKIFIYGAGRSGLVGKAFAMRLMHLDFNVYVVGETITPAFEPGDLLIAISGSGETNSIVDAAEIARKQGGKVVAITSYASSTLGKLADVVVEIPGRAKTDIPTDYIARQMLTKYKWIAPMGTLFEDSTMIFLDGIIALLMATFQKTEKDMKRKHATLE, via the coding sequence ATGATACTTCAGGTCGCTCTTGACTTGACTGACATTGAAGGGGCCATTTCTATTGCTGAGAAGGCCGCCCGTGGCGGCGCTCACTGGCTGGAGGTTGGAACACCGCTCATCAAGAAGGAGGGCATGCGCGCGGTTGAACTTCTCAAAAGGCGCTTCCCGGACAGGAAGATCGTTGCCGACCTTAAAACCATGGACACCGGAGCTCTGGAGGTCGAAATGGCGGCAAGACACGGCGCCGATGTCGTTTCTATCCTCGGTGTTGCCGATGACAAGACGATAAAGGACGCCGTTGAGGTTGCACGGCGCTATGGAATCAGGGTCATGGTTGATCTAATCGGCGTTAAGGACAAGGTCAAAAGGGCCAAAGAGCTTGAAAAGATGGGCGTTCACTACATCCTCGTCCACACGGGCATAGACGAACAGGTTCAGGGTAAGAGTCCATTGGAAGATCTCGAAAAGGTCGTCAAAGCCGTCAGCGTTCCCGTTGCCGTCGCTGGCGGACTGAACCTTGAGACAATTCCGAAGGTCATCGAGCTGGGCGCCACAATTATCATAGTCGGCGGTGCCATAACCAAGGCTGATGACCCCGAAGAAGTCACCCGGAAGATAATAGACCTCTTCTGGGGAGAGTACATGATGACGATAAGGAAGGCCATGGTCGACATAGTCGACCACATAGGCAGTGTCGCGGAGAAGCTCAAGATAGAGCAGGTTCGCGGCTTCGTCGATGCCATGATCGGAGCGAACAAGATATTCATCTACGGTGCCGGAAGGAGCGGCCTCGTCGGCAAAGCGTTTGCGATGCGCCTCATGCACCTTGACTTTAACGTCTACGTCGTCGGCGAGACGATAACGCCGGCCTTTGAGCCTGGTGATTTACTCATAGCCATCAGCGGTTCCGGTGAGACCAACAGCATCGTTGATGCGGCGGAAATAGCCCGGAAACAGGGTGGCAAAGTCGTTGCGATAACCTCCTATGCCAGCTCAACCCTTGGAAAGCTCGCCGATGTCGTCGTTGAGATACCCGGGAGGGCCAAGACTGACATACCCACGGACTACATAGCCAGACAAATGCTAACCAAATACAAGTGGATAGCGCCGATGGGAACGCTCTTTGAGGACTCCACGATGATATTCCTGGACGGCATCATAGCACTCTTGATGGCCACCTTCCAGAAGACCGAAAAGGATATGAAGCGGAAGCACGCGACCCTAGAGTAA
- a CDS encoding arginase family protein, translating into MVTFIPFGERPNRDGVLYVLQLLKRNKLLEDYMIVESSRVELLSERIPLDSAYIVGEHLATYGIIEKLRPASLLSVDAHTDLMHDYLDHGSWLAYALEERRINRAAVLAPVLMIPTTERTQLWTRRVKIFPALLRSRKVRGKWRAYPNLQTSPLDEVIAEAKKYLGEEIYLTVDLDVLRPEYRIARFQHGELTLDELLEILEAIKKNFRIISFDIAEVSDKIRRSRLGKKAFVEVFQLLTG; encoded by the coding sequence ATGGTAACGTTCATTCCCTTCGGCGAGAGACCCAACAGGGACGGCGTTCTCTACGTTCTGCAACTTCTCAAGAGGAACAAGCTTCTTGAAGACTATATGATAGTCGAGTCCAGTCGGGTTGAGCTCCTCTCCGAGCGAATACCCCTGGACAGCGCCTACATAGTTGGGGAACACCTTGCGACTTATGGGATAATCGAAAAGCTCCGGCCGGCCTCCCTGCTGAGCGTCGATGCCCATACAGATTTGATGCACGACTACCTCGACCACGGCTCGTGGCTGGCTTACGCTCTGGAGGAGCGCAGGATAAATCGGGCCGCAGTTCTCGCACCAGTTCTCATGATACCGACCACCGAAAGAACCCAGCTCTGGACAAGGAGGGTTAAGATATTCCCCGCCCTGCTGAGAAGCAGGAAAGTCAGGGGAAAATGGAGGGCCTACCCCAACCTCCAGACCAGCCCCCTCGATGAGGTAATCGCGGAGGCGAAGAAGTATCTGGGAGAGGAGATATACCTGACCGTGGACCTTGACGTTCTCCGCCCCGAGTACAGGATAGCCCGCTTCCAGCACGGTGAACTTACACTAGACGAGCTCCTTGAGATTCTTGAGGCTATAAAGAAGAACTTCCGGATAATATCCTTTGACATAGCCGAGGTTTCAGACAAGATCCGCCGCTCACGGCTGGGCAAAAAGGCCTTTGTCGAGGTGTTTCAGCTCCTGACGGGGTGA
- a CDS encoding Sjogren's syndrome/scleroderma autoantigen 1 family protein, whose translation MALKGPTEEEMRTVLMPLMLSGAKMLDKHCPKCGSPLFEKDGRVFCPICEHRKKQRQAEMKGVEERLLEKLNELANSLPDEIDELEKHLRAMEKIIELLERYRKLEGGG comes from the coding sequence ATGGCGCTCAAGGGCCCAACTGAGGAGGAGATGAGAACCGTCCTCATGCCACTCATGCTCTCCGGGGCAAAGATGCTTGACAAACACTGCCCCAAATGTGGCTCACCTCTCTTCGAGAAGGACGGCAGGGTTTTCTGTCCGATATGCGAGCACAGGAAGAAACAGAGACAGGCTGAGATGAAGGGTGTTGAGGAGCGACTCCTGGAGAAGCTGAACGAACTGGCAAACTCCCTTCCGGATGAGATAGACGAGCTTGAGAAACACTTAAGGGCAATGGAGAAGATAATAGAACTGTTGGAAAGATACCGGAAACTGGAGGGAGGAGGATGA
- a CDS encoding helix-turn-helix domain-containing protein: MKNVRVFKALEDGPKTIEEIVEITGLPAMEVRRYLLRFVEQGKVESYQKEGKLFWKIKEVSEAEEEFKYV, from the coding sequence ATGAAGAACGTCAGAGTTTTTAAGGCTCTGGAGGATGGTCCCAAGACCATCGAAGAGATAGTTGAAATCACTGGGCTTCCTGCGATGGAGGTGCGGCGCTACCTTCTCCGTTTCGTCGAGCAGGGCAAGGTTGAGAGCTACCAGAAGGAAGGGAAGCTTTTCTGGAAGATCAAAGAAGTCAGCGAGGCCGAGGAAGAGTTCAAGTACGTCTGA
- the trmBL2 gene encoding HTH-type transcriptional regulator TrmBL2: MVKDRMVELLQEHFELNLYEARAYVALVGFGVLTPAELASVSEVPAPRTYDVLRSLEKKGFAISQPGKVNKYRPVHPQNILEKFIEEWQERVAEELEAKKKAKEELLELMSPLIETEIPKYGVEKVWVVRGIRNATLKTKEMFEEVKEQILLADDGYIAINLESDIIKAIDNGAKAKIIVTENVYHRLSTSKILDYYKAGKLELKVIDKLELPMLICDDEVFFALEDMAARYFNYETQIWIKDFRVKALFEGKFNEYWEEAKKA, translated from the coding sequence ATGGTTAAGGACAGAATGGTTGAGCTCCTTCAGGAGCACTTTGAGTTGAACCTCTACGAAGCAAGGGCGTACGTGGCACTGGTCGGGTTTGGTGTCCTCACCCCGGCAGAGCTGGCAAGCGTTTCCGAAGTTCCCGCGCCGAGAACCTACGACGTCCTCAGGAGCCTTGAGAAGAAAGGCTTCGCCATCAGCCAGCCGGGTAAGGTCAACAAGTACAGGCCGGTTCACCCGCAGAACATCCTTGAGAAGTTCATCGAAGAGTGGCAGGAGCGCGTCGCTGAGGAGCTTGAGGCCAAGAAGAAGGCCAAAGAGGAGCTCCTTGAGCTCATGAGCCCGCTAATAGAGACCGAGATTCCGAAGTACGGTGTCGAGAAGGTCTGGGTGGTCAGGGGAATCAGGAACGCCACCCTCAAGACCAAGGAGATGTTTGAGGAGGTCAAGGAGCAGATTCTCCTCGCCGACGACGGCTACATCGCCATAAACCTCGAAAGCGACATCATAAAGGCCATCGACAACGGCGCCAAGGCCAAGATAATAGTCACCGAGAACGTCTACCACAGGCTCAGTACTTCCAAGATACTTGACTACTACAAGGCCGGCAAGCTTGAGCTCAAGGTCATAGACAAGCTTGAGCTTCCGATGCTCATCTGCGACGATGAGGTCTTCTTCGCCCTTGAGGATATGGCGGCCCGCTACTTCAACTATGAGACCCAGATATGGATCAAGGACTTCCGCGTTAAGGCACTCTTCGAGGGCAAGTTCAACGAGTACTGGGAGGAGGCCAAGAAGGCCTGA